A stretch of the Aegilops tauschii subsp. strangulata cultivar AL8/78 chromosome 4, Aet v6.0, whole genome shotgun sequence genome encodes the following:
- the LOC141021655 gene encoding uncharacterized protein — translation MSLAGSVGDLGGDRRVMSGLLAQFTQEHRFDCHGGRTIRTVYTNEISVVDTWIQESEAYMRAYELVFIGIDLEYTPSHDSAIVIQLCDDSSYLVYQVFQSPRVSTSLRKFLLKEQYTFIGLSIWRDKELLELLGLRVTNYKDIQAEWAVPDASNKPLNSLREVSGLIIDEFYDKMKNLFDKEYHQH, via the coding sequence ATGTCTCTCGCTGGATCTGTCGGCGACCTCGGCGGTGACAGGAGGGTGATGTCGGGCTTACTAGCCCAGTTCACTCAGGAACACCGTTTCGACTGCCACGGCGGCCGCACCATCCGCACCGTGTACACCAACGAGATCAGCGTCGTCGACACGTGGATACAAGAGAGCGAGGCGTACATGCGAGCGTATGAACTGGTCTTCATCGGCATAGACCTCGAGTACACTCCCTCGCATGACAGCGCAATAGTCATCCAGCTTTGCGACGACTCTAGTTATCTCGTTTACCAGGTATTCCAGTCACCAAGGGTGAGCACATCCTTGCGGAAGTTCCTCCTCAAGGAACAATATACATTCATAGGTCTTTCCATCTGGCGTGACAAAGAATTGTTGGAGCTCTTGGGCTTAAGGGTCACAAACTACAAGGACATCCAGGCCGAATGGGCTGTTCCGGATGCCTCAAACAAACCTTTGAATTCGCTCAGGGAAGTATCTGGATTGATCATTGATGAATTCTATGACAAGATGAAGAATCTGTTCGATAAGGAGTATCACCAACACTAG